Proteins from a single region of Sphingomonas swuensis:
- a CDS encoding sensor histidine kinase — MPSVAATRGRWTERYPLTRMGLVGDLLVALVATGAATGIRQLIDSQLPAGFPFLTYFPAVILIAFVLGTRAGTLTAILSGLSSWYWFVAPFGSFELEHNARIAMTFYVFITGTEITLVHWMQRSNRLLVAEREANARLAETRELLFRELQHRVSNNLQMVAALLTVQRRQVKDESARTALDEAARRLQTVGKISRQLYDPSGDGQHLGTFLDQLARDVIETSTDQRVSHRVVSHSEARISPEAAIPLALVVAESIANAIEHGFGDGRDNGALEIRLDQASHERLAVEIEDNGRGLPLGFRLDDSNSLGLRIATMLAGQLGGSFTLSSASGGGALARLELPLEPV; from the coding sequence GTGCCCTCCGTCGCCGCCACTCGAGGTCGCTGGACCGAACGCTACCCGCTAACCCGGATGGGGCTGGTGGGCGATCTGCTCGTGGCGCTGGTCGCGACCGGCGCCGCGACGGGCATTCGCCAGTTGATCGACAGCCAGCTTCCCGCCGGCTTCCCCTTCCTGACCTATTTCCCGGCGGTCATCCTCATCGCCTTCGTGCTCGGCACGCGTGCCGGCACGCTCACCGCGATCCTTTCGGGCCTGTCGTCCTGGTACTGGTTCGTCGCGCCGTTCGGCAGCTTCGAGCTCGAGCATAATGCGCGCATCGCGATGACCTTCTACGTCTTCATCACCGGGACCGAGATCACGCTGGTCCACTGGATGCAGCGTTCCAACCGCCTGCTGGTGGCCGAGCGCGAGGCCAATGCGCGGCTCGCCGAGACCCGCGAATTGCTCTTCCGAGAGCTCCAGCACCGGGTCTCGAACAACCTCCAGATGGTCGCCGCGCTGCTCACCGTTCAGCGCCGGCAGGTCAAGGACGAGAGCGCCCGCACGGCGCTCGACGAGGCCGCACGCCGCCTCCAGACGGTCGGCAAGATCAGTCGCCAGCTCTACGATCCCTCGGGGGACGGGCAGCATCTCGGCACCTTCCTCGACCAGCTCGCGCGCGACGTGATCGAGACGTCGACCGACCAGCGCGTCAGCCACCGGGTCGTCTCGCACAGCGAGGCGCGGATCAGCCCCGAGGCCGCCATTCCGCTGGCGCTTGTGGTGGCCGAAAGCATCGCCAACGCGATCGAGCACGGCTTCGGCGACGGCCGCGACAATGGTGCGCTCGAGATCAGGCTCGACCAGGCCTCGCACGAGCGGCTGGCGGTCGAGATCGAGGACAATGGCCGCGGCCTTCCGCTCGGCTTCCGCTTGGACGACAGCAACAGCCTCGGACTGCGCATCGCGACCATGCTCGCCGGCCAGCTCGGCGGCTCCTTCACCCTTTCATCGGCGAGCGGCGGCGGCGCGCTGGCGCGCCTCGAACTGCCGCTCGAGCCCGTCTAG
- the pnp gene encoding polyribonucleotide nucleotidyltransferase: protein MFNINTVEVDLGGKTLKLETGRIARQADGAVLATMGETVVLCAVTAAKNVKPGQDFFPLTVHYQEKFSAAGRIPGGFFKRERGATEKETLTSRLIDRPIRPLFPEGFYNEVLVIAQVLSYDGENEPDIVAMCAASAALTLSGVPFMGPIGAARVGYVDGEYILNPTTEQARDGDLDLVVAATGNAVMMVESEAKELSEEVMLGAVVFAHEASKKVVNAICDLAEKAAKDPWDLKQADDKAATKAKLKELIGADIAAAYKVTGKSERSDMLNAARAKAKEAFAEAEPQEQLVAAKLVKVLEAAIVRTAILDEGRRIDGRDTKTVRPIEAMVGFLPRTHGSALFTRGETQAICTTTLGTKDAEQMIDGLDGLSYSRFMLHYNFPPYSVGEVGRFGAPGRREVGHGKLAWRALHPMLPTSEEFPYTIRVLSDITESNGSSSMATVCGGSLSMMDAGVPLKRPVAGIAMGLILEGEKFAVISDILGDEDHLGDMDFKVAGTDQGITTMQMDIKVAGITKEIMQVALEQAKEGRAHILGEMAKALDSTRQELSAHAPRIETMQIPKDKIREVIGTGGKVIREIVATTGAKVDIDDEGLIKISSSDLSQIEAARQWIQGITQEPEPGTIYTGKVASIVDFGAFVTFMPGKDGLVHVSEIKNERVENVREVLSEGQEVKVKLLEVDNRGKVRLSMRVVDQETGAELEDTRPPREPREGGDRGPRGDRGGRDGDRRREGRGPRRDGGDRGGRDGGGDRGPRSDRGDRGDRGPRRDREGGGNRDDGPAPEFAPAFLTNNNNNDD from the coding sequence ATGTTCAATATCAACACCGTGGAAGTCGATCTCGGCGGCAAGACGCTCAAGCTCGAGACCGGGCGCATCGCCCGCCAGGCCGACGGCGCAGTGCTCGCCACCATGGGCGAGACCGTCGTCCTGTGCGCCGTCACCGCCGCCAAGAACGTCAAGCCCGGCCAGGACTTCTTCCCGCTGACCGTCCACTATCAGGAGAAGTTCTCCGCAGCCGGGCGCATCCCGGGCGGCTTCTTCAAGCGTGAGCGCGGCGCGACCGAGAAGGAGACGCTGACCAGCCGTCTCATCGATCGCCCGATCCGCCCGCTGTTCCCGGAAGGCTTCTACAACGAAGTCCTCGTGATCGCTCAGGTCCTCTCCTACGACGGCGAGAACGAGCCCGACATCGTCGCCATGTGCGCCGCCTCCGCCGCGCTGACCCTCTCGGGTGTTCCCTTCATGGGCCCGATCGGTGCTGCCCGCGTCGGCTATGTCGACGGTGAGTACATCCTCAACCCGACCACCGAGCAGGCCAGGGACGGCGACCTCGACCTCGTCGTCGCCGCCACCGGCAACGCCGTGATGATGGTCGAATCCGAAGCCAAGGAGCTGTCGGAAGAGGTCATGCTCGGCGCCGTCGTCTTCGCTCACGAGGCCTCGAAGAAGGTCGTCAACGCGATCTGCGACCTCGCCGAGAAGGCTGCCAAGGATCCGTGGGACCTCAAGCAGGCCGACGACAAGGCCGCGACCAAGGCCAAGCTCAAGGAGCTCATCGGCGCCGACATCGCGGCGGCCTACAAGGTCACCGGCAAGTCCGAGCGTTCCGACATGCTCAACGCCGCCCGCGCCAAGGCCAAGGAAGCCTTCGCCGAGGCCGAGCCGCAGGAGCAGCTCGTCGCCGCCAAGCTCGTCAAGGTGCTGGAAGCGGCCATCGTCCGCACCGCCATCCTCGACGAGGGTCGCCGCATCGACGGCCGCGACACCAAGACCGTCCGTCCGATCGAGGCGATGGTCGGCTTCCTCCCGCGGACGCACGGCTCGGCGCTGTTCACCCGCGGCGAGACCCAGGCGATCTGCACCACCACGCTCGGCACCAAGGACGCCGAGCAGATGATCGATGGCCTCGACGGCCTCAGCTACTCGCGCTTCATGCTGCACTACAACTTCCCGCCCTACTCGGTCGGTGAAGTCGGCCGCTTCGGCGCGCCGGGTCGCCGCGAAGTCGGTCACGGCAAGCTCGCCTGGCGCGCGCTTCACCCGATGCTTCCGACGAGCGAGGAGTTCCCCTACACGATCCGAGTCCTCAGCGACATCACCGAGAGCAACGGCTCCTCGTCGATGGCCACCGTCTGCGGCGGTTCGCTGTCGATGATGGACGCCGGCGTTCCGCTCAAGCGTCCGGTCGCCGGGATCGCCATGGGCCTCATCCTCGAGGGTGAGAAGTTCGCGGTGATCAGCGACATCCTCGGCGACGAGGATCACCTTGGCGACATGGACTTCAAGGTTGCCGGTACCGACCAGGGCATCACCACGATGCAGATGGACATCAAGGTCGCCGGAATCACCAAGGAGATCATGCAGGTCGCGCTTGAGCAGGCCAAGGAAGGCCGTGCGCACATCCTCGGCGAGATGGCCAAGGCGCTCGACAGCACCCGCCAGGAACTGTCGGCCCATGCCCCGCGCATCGAGACCATGCAGATCCCCAAGGACAAGATCCGCGAAGTGATCGGCACCGGCGGCAAGGTGATCCGCGAGATCGTCGCCACCACCGGCGCCAAGGTCGACATCGACGACGAGGGCCTGATCAAGATCAGCTCGTCCGACCTGTCGCAGATCGAGGCCGCCCGCCAGTGGATCCAGGGCATCACCCAGGAGCCCGAGCCCGGCACCATCTACACCGGCAAGGTCGCCAGCATCGTCGACTTCGGCGCGTTCGTGACCTTCATGCCGGGCAAGGATGGCCTGGTCCACGTCTCGGAGATCAAGAACGAGCGCGTCGAGAACGTCCGTGAGGTCCTGAGCGAAGGCCAGGAGGTCAAGGTGAAGCTGCTCGAGGTCGACAATCGCGGCAAGGTTCGCCTGTCGATGCGGGTCGTCGATCAGGAGACCGGCGCCGAGCTCGAGGACACCCGTCCCCCGCGCGAGCCGCGTGAAGGCGGCGACCGTGGTCCGCGCGGCGATCGCGGTGGTCGTGACGGCGACCGTCGCCGCGAGGGCCGTGGCCCGCGCCGTGACGGCGGTGATCGTGGTGGCCGTGATGGCGGCGGCGATCGTGGCCCGCGCAGCGATCGTGGTGACCGCGGCGATCGTGGCCCGCGCCGCGACCGTGAAGGCGGCGGCAACCGCGACGACGGGCCCGCGCCCGAGTTCGCTCCGGCCTTCCTGACCAACAACAACAACAACGACGACTGA